A window from Corynebacterium urogenitale encodes these proteins:
- a CDS encoding ABC transporter family substrate-binding protein, which produces MRRRSLSPRPWVRVASRVMTTSLVAFGLAGCQANPGSAPTVEEEPQTTAQSTQPTAPPTEEMLQLTVGVDSFTGNLNPHLIGNVNPVNTAIADLTLPSAFVQQGDKWVPNSTLLTEVVPDEEDAPRTVTYKINSAAQWSDGTPVSVSDFQYLKDTIVSEKGTNEFASYQQIESIEPVSGNGVKVTFAQPFAGWKELFRHLLPSHIYKAEDRPFASMMDGSLVASGGAFSVAVVDADRGRVELRRNDRFWGERPAGVDKLILDVVPNRTTGAQMLRTGQMDISITSPDAVSELAFEEVPRVSSRMVERQVDLSVVLNTRSEKTSNPRLRSSIMGALDTDIIAKVVSGRPSATSPEEPPLAAMVSAEKSVMGADNDNKITIAAPTEDADAVSASRIVVDQLTAVGLPVQGVTRPAADLFANDIPAGEVDVLISRHKTPRTIGDYLNQFHCEFDPSSQRQEHEGEPGGVAEQESDKNTDGNLTGLCNAAMAENLKAMANGKKSFAEARRAIEGAVAEADVMLPILRDQQIVAVGPNIEGPEPDIMQWATDPLSGVMITAPRWKKKDSSSPVESTEEER; this is translated from the coding sequence GTGCGCCGTCGTTCTCTGTCCCCGCGTCCCTGGGTGCGCGTCGCCAGCCGTGTAATGACGACGTCACTGGTGGCCTTTGGGCTGGCTGGTTGCCAAGCAAATCCAGGTTCTGCTCCCACAGTGGAGGAGGAGCCGCAGACGACAGCACAGTCCACACAACCGACAGCACCGCCGACGGAGGAGATGCTGCAGTTGACCGTCGGTGTTGATTCCTTCACCGGCAACCTCAACCCACACCTCATTGGCAACGTCAACCCAGTGAACACCGCGATTGCGGATCTCACCCTCCCGAGCGCTTTTGTTCAACAGGGGGATAAGTGGGTTCCTAATTCCACGTTGCTCACCGAGGTAGTACCCGATGAGGAGGACGCGCCGCGAACTGTCACCTACAAGATCAACTCCGCCGCGCAGTGGTCCGATGGCACACCAGTGTCCGTCTCAGATTTTCAGTACCTCAAGGACACGATCGTATCGGAAAAAGGCACTAATGAATTTGCCTCCTACCAGCAGATCGAGAGCATTGAACCTGTGTCTGGCAATGGCGTCAAGGTGACTTTCGCCCAGCCTTTCGCCGGTTGGAAGGAACTCTTCCGCCACTTGTTGCCAAGTCACATTTATAAAGCTGAGGATCGCCCCTTTGCCTCCATGATGGACGGTTCGCTGGTGGCCTCCGGTGGGGCCTTCAGTGTAGCCGTGGTGGACGCCGACCGCGGGCGGGTGGAATTGCGCCGAAACGATCGCTTTTGGGGTGAACGCCCAGCAGGCGTGGATAAGTTGATCCTCGACGTGGTGCCAAACCGAACTACTGGTGCCCAGATGCTGCGAACAGGCCAGATGGATATCTCCATTACTAGCCCGGATGCGGTCTCCGAACTGGCTTTTGAGGAGGTCCCACGGGTCTCAAGCAGGATGGTGGAGCGCCAAGTCGATCTCTCTGTCGTGCTGAATACGCGAAGCGAAAAGACGAGCAACCCACGACTGCGAAGTAGCATCATGGGAGCTTTGGATACGGACATCATTGCCAAGGTCGTCTCGGGCAGGCCATCGGCTACAAGTCCCGAGGAGCCACCTCTCGCCGCGATGGTCAGCGCTGAGAAATCGGTTATGGGTGCTGATAATGACAACAAGATCACCATCGCGGCACCAACCGAGGATGCCGATGCTGTGAGCGCCAGCCGCATCGTTGTTGACCAGCTCACCGCTGTCGGATTGCCTGTCCAGGGCGTCACCCGACCTGCAGCCGATCTGTTTGCCAATGATATTCCGGCTGGGGAAGTGGATGTGCTGATCTCCCGGCACAAGACTCCACGAACCATCGGGGATTACCTCAACCAGTTCCATTGTGAATTTGATCCCTCATCTCAGAGGCAAGAGCACGAAGGCGAACCTGGTGGCGTCGCGGAACAAGAGAGCGACAAGAATACGGACGGCAACCTCACCGGCCTGTGCAACGCCGCTATGGCAGAAAATCTCAAAGCGATGGCGAACGGCAAGAAGAGTTTCGCCGAAGCAAGGCGGGCTATCGAAGGTGCGGTCGCGGAAGCTGACGTGATGCTGCCCATTCTGCGTGATCAACAGATCGTGGCCGTTGGCCCCAACATCGAGGGGCCTGAGCCGGACATCATGCAATGGGCTACCGATCCGCTCAGCGGGGTCATGATCACTGCCCCCAGATGGAAAAAGAAGGACAGTAGCAGCCCCGTTGAGTCGACGGAGGAGGAACGGTGA